A genomic region of Mus musculus strain C57BL/6J chromosome 7, GRCm38.p6 C57BL/6J contains the following coding sequences:
- the Ppp1r14a gene encoding protein phosphatase 1 regulatory subunit 14A has protein sequence MAAQRLGKRVLSKLQSPSRARGPGGSPSGLQKRHARVTVKYDRRELQRRLDVEKWIDGCLEELYRGRESDMPDEVNIDELLELDSEEERCRKIQGLLEACANPTEDFVQELLAKLRGLHKQPGFPQPSPSDDPSLSPRQDRAHTAPP, from the exons ATGGCTGCGCAGCGGCTGGGCAAGCGCGTGCTGAGCAAGCTGCAGTCCCCGTCGCGGGCCCGCGGCCCGGGGGGCAGCCCCAGCGGGCTGCAGAAGCGGCACGCGCGAGTCACGGTCAAGTACGACCGACGGGAGCTGCAGCGACGGCTGGACGTGGAGAAGTGGATCGACGGATGCTTGGAGGAGCTGTACCGCGGCAGG GAGTCAGACATGCCGGACGAGGTCAACATCGATGAGCTATTGGAATTGGACAGTGAAGAGGAAAGATGCCGGAAAATCCAG ggACTTCTGGAGGCTTGTGCAAATCCCACAGAG GACTTCGTCCAGGAGCTACTGGCCAAGCTTCGGGGCCTGCACAAACAGCCGGGCTTCCCGCAGCCCAGCCCCTCAGATGACCCCAGCCTGAGCCCCCGCCAGGACCGGGCCCACACTGCCCCACCCTGA